A segment of the Candidatus Eisenbacteria bacterium genome:
CGAGTCGTGCAGTGCCACGCCCGGTTCGAGCACCATCATGGCCGGCTCACTTTCGCCACAGGATCGCGTGACCCGGACACTCTGTCATCACCTTCTGCAATTCTGTCAGGTGAGACTCGTCCAGGTCGGCGTTGTAGACCTCCGCGACCTCCTCGTCTTCGACCTTCCGGAAGACCCCCGGCATGGCCTTGATGCAGTCGTTGCATTCGGTGCAAAGGTCCGGGTCTACGTAGAAATCAGGGACTTTGGCCATCTCGACTCTCCCTTTGGAAACTGCCTCCGCAGATGGAGCCACTTCCTCACCACCACCATTTCCCCTCGCATAAGTTATGCAGGGAGGCTTGGGCATCGTGTCTGTTCCCCGGGGGCGGCGCGAGGGCGGTAGCCGTTCATCTCCCCGGCAGGAGGCGACCTACGCCATGCCGGGCCGGTTCCGCGATCTGCGGGTTCTGTCTCCCGATGCTCCCGCGCCGGGGTTCAGCCGCCGGCGTTTCCTCGCTGGCCTCGGGGTGATTGCGGCTGGCGCGCTGTGCGGGCCCTTCCTCTCGCGCGTGCGTATCGGTCCGATCACCAGCGTCGAGGTGGAGCGTCGCGGCCTCGGCACCTGGATCCGCATCATCGCTCGCGACGACGATCCCGCGATGGCCGAGCGCGCCGTCGCCCGTGCTTACGCGGCGATCGATCTCGTGGATCGGCAGATGAGCGTGCACCGCGTCGACAGCCAGCTTTCCAGAGTCAACCGCGCGGCCGGCATCGAAGCGATCGCCGTGGACGATGCGGTGCTCGAGGTGGTCACTCGTGCGCGCGGGCGCGCCGAGCGCGCCGGGGGCGTCTACGACCCGACCGTGCTGCCGCTCATGCGCCTGTACGGATTCTATGGCGCGACGCGCGAGCGCTGCCCTGGCAGCCGTGAGATCGGGCGGACCCTCGACGCGGTCGGCTGGCGGCACGTGCTCGTCGACCGTGCCGCGGGCACACTCGGGCTCGCGCGCCGCGGCGCCGGCCTCGACCTGGGTTCGATCGGCAAGGGCTGGGCGGTGGACCAGGCGGTGGCGGCCCTCCGCGCCGAGGGCATTACCTCGGGCCTGGTCGACGTGGGGCGCAACGTCTACGGCCTGGGCACACCGGGCGGGCGCACGGAGGGCTGGCCGGTGGGCGCCGTTCACCCGGTGAGCGGAGCCATCGATCGAGTCTTCACGTTGCGCGATCAGGCGGTCGCCACCAGCGGCAACACCGAGCAGCACCACCTCGTGGGTGGCGTGCGGGTCGGCCACCTGCTCGACGCGCGGCGTGGGCGGCCGGCCAACGGCCCGCTCAGCGCCACGGTTCTCGCGCGCTCCGGCACCGATGCCGACGGGACCTCGACGGTTGCTTTCCTGCTGGGCGCAGAAGCCGTCCGCGCCTGGCCCGAGCCACTTGCCGTGCACGTGATCGGCTGAGCGCCATGCCCACCACCGTCCTCCGCGAGCTCCACACCTTCGGCCGGGGCGGCATTCACCCGGACCCGCACAAACAGGCCACTTCGTGGCGTCCGATCGAGTCGCCGCCGCCGGCGGCGGAGGTGCGGCTGCCGCTCCTCCAGCACATCGGCGCCGCCGCCGAGCCGCTGGTCAAGAAGGGCGATCGCGTGCGGCGCGGGCAGAAGATCGCCGAGGCGGTGGACTCCGGTGCCCCGCTCCATGCCACCATCTCGGGCAAGGTCAAGCCGATCGAGAAGCACCCCCACCCGACGCTCGCGATGGCGCCGGCGATCGTCATCGCTCGCACCGACGATGCCGAGGCGGAGCTGGAGTTCCCCGAGGACTCCGACTGGCGCACCTGCCCGCCGATGGAATCCCTCGCCCGCATCCGCGAGGCCGGGATCGTTGGGCTCGGGGGGGCGGCGTTCCCGACCTGGCGCAAGCTCACCCTCCCGCCCGGCACGAAGGTGGACACGCTGATCGCCAACGGGGCCGAATGCGAGCCCTACCTGACCGCCGACCTTCGCGTGATGGTGGAACACGCGGGTGAAGTGGTGGAGGGCGCGTTGCTCATGGCGCGCATCGTCGGCGCCGCGCGCGTGCTGTTCGGGGTCGAGGCCGACAAGCCCCTCGCGATCCAGGCAATCCAGCAGGCGCTCGTTGAACGGAGGAGCGAAATCCCCGCCCGTGTGGTCCCCTGCGAGACGCGCTACCCGCAGGGCGCAGAGCGCCAGTTGGTGGCGGCGGTGACTGGACGCATCGTGCCGTCCCGGGGGCTGCCGACCGCGGTGGGGGTACTGGTGCAGAACGTGGCGACGGCGGTCGCGGTGCACGACGCGGTGCGGTTCCGTCGGCCGCTGCTCGACCGCGTGCTGACCGTCACCGGGCCTGGAGTCGTCACCCCGCGCAACCTGCGGGTGCCAATCGGCACGCTGCTCGGCGAAGTACTGGCCTCATGCGGCGGAATGACGGAGGGCGCCAACCGGATCGTGGCGGGCGGGCCGATGATGGGCCGCACGCTGCCGCGTCTCGACGTGCCGGTCACGAAGGGCATGAACGGGCTGGTGGTGCTCGAAGGACGCGGCCCGCTCATCGACGGCTACGGTCCGTGCATCCATTGCGGGCGCTGCCTGGAAGCCTGCCCGATGGGCCTGGAGCCCGACCAGGTGTCGGTGCGCGTCGAAGCCGGCCGCTCCCTCGAAACGGCACCCTTCGGCGCTCACGAATGCTACGAGTGCGGCTGCTGCACCTACGTCTGTCCGGCGGACCGGCCGCTCGTGCAGTTCATGCAGGTGGCCAAGTCGGCGCTGCGGC
Coding sequences within it:
- a CDS encoding ferredoxin — protein: MPKPPCITYARGNGGGEEVAPSAEAVSKGRVEMAKVPDFYVDPDLCTECNDCIKAMPGVFRKVEDEEVAEVYNADLDESHLTELQKVMTECPGHAILWRK
- a CDS encoding FAD:protein FMN transferase, coding for MPGRFRDLRVLSPDAPAPGFSRRRFLAGLGVIAAGALCGPFLSRVRIGPITSVEVERRGLGTWIRIIARDDDPAMAERAVARAYAAIDLVDRQMSVHRVDSQLSRVNRAAGIEAIAVDDAVLEVVTRARGRAERAGGVYDPTVLPLMRLYGFYGATRERCPGSREIGRTLDAVGWRHVLVDRAAGTLGLARRGAGLDLGSIGKGWAVDQAVAALRAEGITSGLVDVGRNVYGLGTPGGRTEGWPVGAVHPVSGAIDRVFTLRDQAVATSGNTEQHHLVGGVRVGHLLDARRGRPANGPLSATVLARSGTDADGTSTVAFLLGAEAVRAWPEPLAVHVIG
- the rsxC gene encoding electron transport complex subunit RsxC produces the protein MPTTVLRELHTFGRGGIHPDPHKQATSWRPIESPPPAAEVRLPLLQHIGAAAEPLVKKGDRVRRGQKIAEAVDSGAPLHATISGKVKPIEKHPHPTLAMAPAIVIARTDDAEAELEFPEDSDWRTCPPMESLARIREAGIVGLGGAAFPTWRKLTLPPGTKVDTLIANGAECEPYLTADLRVMVEHAGEVVEGALLMARIVGAARVLFGVEADKPLAIQAIQQALVERRSEIPARVVPCETRYPQGAERQLVAAVTGRIVPSRGLPTAVGVLVQNVATAVAVHDAVRFRRPLLDRVLTVTGPGVVTPRNLRVPIGTLLGEVLASCGGMTEGANRIVAGGPMMGRTLPRLDVPVTKGMNGLVVLEGRGPLIDGYGPCIHCGRCLEACPMGLEPDQVSVRVEAGRSLETAPFGAHECYECGCCTYVCPADRPLVQFMQVAKSALRRVAGHGV